The Hevea brasiliensis isolate MT/VB/25A 57/8 chromosome 9, ASM3005281v1, whole genome shotgun sequence nucleotide sequence AGATCAATTTGCAAACTATGTTGTACAAAAAGTGCTCGAGACTTGTGATGACCAACAACGCGAGTTGATTCTCACGCGAATAAAAGTTCATTTAAATGCATTGAAGAAGTATACCTATGGAAAGCATATCGTTGCTCGTGTAGAGAAACTTGTTGCTGCTGGGGGTATGCTTTCTTTTCTTGTTAATGATTGGACAGATACCTATTTGTATGCATGCCAGGTCAGTTGATGATCCCACTAGAAGTGGAAGGGGAAGTTTGGGAATTGTCCCAATTAACAATTGTTATAAGGCTCATGCTAGCATGCAGTCCAAATTAATGTCATTGGTAGGGTGTTAAAATGAGGAAAGGGGAATACACACCTTGGTAGCGTTGATCTGAATTCAAACAGACCCTATTCATTGCCATGTGCATCTCAAAACTGTTTGGCTCCTTAAGGGTAAAAGGTTGGATAGAATTTATCTGTCTATCAAAAGCAACTGTTGGTCTCGAGGCACAAAGAATTCTAATGATCATAATTGTGCATcttaaaacaatttctatttattattttttctgaGTCCTGTTTGAGTGGGTGGGCAGCAAAAGCCATATAAATTTTTCCATTTCAAATTGTCAATTAGCTAACTTGCTGGTGGCTCAACTTGGTTGCAGAAAGGAGAATGGCTGCACAGTCTCTGCACGCCGCTTAGGTGGCATAGGAAAGAAAGTTTGTACAGCTAACTGAGGCTAGTGTGAGCTTCATCTCTTTCTTCCTTCTGGTATCTAGAGCTATGTCTCTACCTATCTTTTTAGACAGGTATGAGCTGATTGAAAATAAACGTTGTTGCTTGTACTTGAAACTGTACATTGTGTAGTTGTAAGGTTTATACAGAGTTGAGGAAGCCGAGGATCAGAGGTTAAATACGCCTGATGCCACTGCAAGAGGACATTAATGACTATACAAGTTTTTAAGGGTGTAAAAAAAAAAGTGATCAAATGTTGAGGTAGTCTAAACGTGACTGTACAAATGTTGTTATGTGGAGAGCTATTATGTTAGGTGAGGCAAGAGTTCTCCTTTCATGTATCGGTATTTTACTATTTTTTCCTTTTCCCTTAGAAAGTACATTTTTCTTATATTCTCATGTTCAAGTGTTGTTAATGCTGTTTTTCATCGTTGTTTTGTTTTAACCAAGCAGAAGCCTAACCTTTTGACCCAAGAGCTTATGCTAAACCAAAATTGGaaaaattttaattccaaataggTTTTGTCTCATATTGGatattcatattattgagataaaataACTTTCTAgaattgaaaaaatatatatcaGGCATCTATACCAATAGGTAACAGTGATGATGAAAAAAGATACCAACTTTAATTCTTCAATTATGTTCATTGTTTCCAAGTAGGAGAAAGTATGGTTAACAAACTAACAATTGGTATATGCTTAAGGTTCGTGTGATGATAAAATAGTAATGTTAGAATGgcgcctttatatatatatatatatatttatttatttatttatttatttttaatgtctcCTCCATGTTTCTGAATACTCTTTAGCATCAAAAAGCAAAAGCCATGATTGGTGCAAGTTGAACCACTGGATAAATTTGCAGAAGTTATTTTTAATCAAAGGTCGAATGCTTGGTTTCAATTCAACTCGCAAGTCGGATGCTTCCATTCAAACCTGTAAATAGAATGCATCTCCCATCCTCTGCAAATACAGGCTTCATTATCAAACTTTTCACAGTTATGCTCTAGAATTTTTGTTGATTTTGAACCTGCAATGAATTTCCTGATTAAAAACGTAAATAATTTTGGATCTCTTATTTAGTTTTTTCAGTTCTAGATGGAGGGAAGCCTTGTATTAAGGCTTCTCAAAATTAACCACGATAAGAAAGAATCAAGAAAAAGAACATCTCTTGAAAATGCCGAAAAGTGGAGGTTACATTATACATCTGCATATGCTAATCATCATCCTCATTAATCTTCTGTCCAAATCCCCTCGGCCCTGCCCTTGCTCTCACCTTTATTTTCTTCCCATTCTTATTCTTCTTGGCCGTTTCTTCCTTCTCAAACTTCTCTGTCTGCCTCTTTTCCAAGAAATCAGTCACTCCTAAATATATTACCTGCAAACCAAGATTCTCAATTTACAAAAACAACTCACATCGAAGCTAACAATCTAAGCATAAACTCAATAACCCACGTCCCAAGATTTCACCTCACTAAGAATTCATTGTCCTTTTAATCGTGAAAACACCGTGACTTTAAGAATTGAATTTAGAATTTACCCCAATGGTGAGAACGGATAAAACAACGAAGGCAACAAAGAGAAGAGCCGATATGATGCTGGCGGTTCCATCATCAGTAGAGGACACTATCCGCTGGGAGCTCTCAAGAGGAGTTATTGTGTCTGAAGGCAAGGCCTCCTCGGCGGCGGCATATATTCTCCATACATGGGTTTTCCTTTGGAGAATTTTGTGGAAATGGAAGGCTATTTTTGGTCTGAGAGGAGTAGAAGAGGAGGTGAAGCGCAAAGCTACCTTGTGGGTAGTAAAAAGAGAAGAGCGAGGAGATTTGGTGGTGGTAATGGAAAGGAGAGGAGTTGGTGGCAGAAATAGACATGCCATAGCCATTGTGATAGGCATGGCTCATCTGCTGCTCTTTCTGAGTTTCTATCCTGAGCTTCACAGGATGAGCCATGGAATATTAATAGATGGGTCAGCGGGCAAAGAAAGATTAGGCCATTGCCCATTGGGCCTGttttgaataataaaaattttaattcataacatacaatttattaatttaaaaattattttatttaattttttaaaaaaacttaatcgctttttaattatataaaatttcgtATCATCTTGTTTTATATTAttactaataatttatttattctttaaataagttaatttttttctcttccaAATTTTTATGCGaattatttatatgaattattcTCCAACAAGTAAATTTCagtgaaaataaaatatagaaaaattacATTTATATTTTAAACTATTTAAATAGTCTCGTAAATAGTTGCCACGTATCCATAGGCAGAAATCATAGGAATGCATGTCTATAGAAGTAGAAATTTGGTTTTATCTTTTTATCCCTTTAAATTGAAAAACAAATactctaaataataataatgataataataataataatatatttgaaatgatacttgtcatatatatatatatatatatatatatgaaatgattaattaataataaataaaaataaactttataaaatcaaaattatctatccttaattttaaaatcagtttttataaataatttgatAACTGTAATTACGAATTTACTTGTGTATaagtttttttcctttttttttaataattcatttgataagtaaattttaaaataagcCTTAAGCCTaagacaaggaaaaaaaaaaaatcaaaaccttagtatagattcttcaaaaaaaCTCGAATCAATTAATTTCAACTGCTCTAACCACCTAAAAATATAGGGACAAGCCCATGAGAAAACTCTAGTGGTAGTTGAAAAACAACTCGTTTATCATCACCTAGCAAGTCAAAATCGTTCACCAAGGCATGCTTCAATTGTTGGAGACATCTCATAGCCAGAAAGCTAAATAGAGGGGCTCCTACAATATAAATCACCATGCATAGCTTTTTGTTACAACAGAAGATTAAGGGAAACATCTCCAAAGCTTCAAGGCAGACGACTTAAGCCCCAAGAACAAACAAGGACTCAGGAAACAGCAGGACAtcacaaaaaaaaaacaataaagaaaaagagtttGTTGGTGCCTTTCGATGACTCACTTGTGCCTTACGGGCCATTTCAGGTACTCAACGACACCATCTCTTGTAACGTTTCACTTCCTCTCGCCATTCCAAAACCGAGTCTTGTGCCAATGCCTGTGTACTTCCAAATTCACCTGCAACACAGATAAAAAAGTAacaaaagaaaagacacaaaaaaAAGCAGCCCATAAAAATGCCTTGCCACTGAGAACCAATTGCAAACTAAGCCAAAGAACCAATATCTACACACCAACCAAGAGATGGGGAGGAAACCCACGATTGACTCAAAGGGGGAGAGGCCTTCCTTTGGCCGTAGGGGAATTGACTAATCATGGCACTTTTTTTAGGATCCTCATTTTATTCCTAACAGGCGCAAAGGTAAAAAGATAGGTATTCTGGTGCTCAGGTAAGGTTTTTACCTCAAATCAAATACCAAATTCCATACTTGTTTAATAACATTTTTTATATGGGAGATAGAGAAGGAACTGGTAGAGATAACTCCACTAACTAGGATGATATTTGATACTGATTCAGCAGCTTGGCTGTCATGATTTAGTTCTAAGTTAATATCTTGGCAGGACAAGTAGTGTGTTTAGTCACAGAGCTGATTAATAGTTGAGTTTAACGGCTCATAAAGAGGGCGATAAAAGCACCGATACACTAGTTTATGGGGAACTAATTAAGAAGAGCCACAAAATTAATACAATGATAGCCACTCATAAAGGACTAGGGcaggaggttttttttttttttttttcgaattgCAAATTAAACTTGCATTGCATGGCTCAATGGGCAAAGACAGTACAAGTTCTTTATATTATAAAGAAAAAACCTGAAGCCTAAAACTCTAACCAAGTCCCTCACTGACAAAACAAGCCCAAAACACATAGGCCCAACCCCTACCAACAAACCCTAACAGAAATAACTAAGAAAACCTAGTGATTTCTTTTACCTTCAGTGCAATGTCGTTAACAATGACTGAGCAAAGAGAAGCTCGCCAGAAGCCATTTGTGGGGATCCTTTCGCCTAAGATAAGCAAGAACAAACCACAAGGTTTAGACAAAGAAGAACCATCCCACCACCCCCCTAAACGAACCAACTCTTTTAGTTAGAAGACCAAGGGCTTAAGCGCCGACGCTATAGGAGAGAGGAAAAGTAGAGGCCACAAAGTTCTCCATCTCATGTAGGCATGGGAAGCCGACAACCACTGATCAATGCTGGTGCTACAATTCCCAAGCAACCTTTCTAAGGAACTCTTCCATATGCATCGGCAATCCACTCAGCAGAGGACTACTGCAACATCCAAGAGACATTAAACTACATACCATATAGAGAAAGCGAGCTTTCTTGGCATATCTTCAACAAAAAACACACGTGATGAATCAAGAGTTGCATAATCACAAACAAAACACAAAATTATATAGTCCTAGCCAAGAAAGGCAATGAACTTAACTCAACCAGAGAAGGAGACGCCGTTCTCCAACTCGAGGGACAAGGGAAGCCACTAAAGAAAGCTCTCGGTAGGATTTTCTCCCTTCACAATTCTAGAGAGAGTTAAAGGATGGGCGATttgtttttttattcattttattaaTATGAAATCATTGTCTTACTTCAAGACTTTGTTTTATTGGGTGTaagtgaattaaaaaattttaaattttcatgaaatataaaaaattaatttatttaattaagagtaaatattaactttttaaaaaataaaaaaaaaatttttcctCTATTTTTTCAAGAAGTTACTTATCCATAAACTAGATGCCATTCCTTTAAGCCAAATGAGGcctgaaattcattcccataaaGACCACAGCACATGATGTTAGGCCGTCTCTAATTGGCCACGTTTTTACTCTGCGTTCCAGTTGTCAACCAGCAATCTCCTTTCCTATTGgtccaaaaccaaaaccaaaTACCAAAACCAATAAACCCAAAGTTCAAGGGCAAAGTCGGCAATCCAACAGAATTGTAACTCTTTAAATTACCAAACTAACCTCAAAAGTGCATATACTATGCCTACTTGGCAACGACCCACAAATCAAACACTTAACCGACTTGCTTACATGGCCAAAATCATTGCAAACCAGATGTCAGCTGGACAGATCTTATTTGAAACGGTGAAACGATAGATATTTAGAGGATCAAAAATATCGGGATAAGTCGTCCACGTTGGCACGACTCATCATCCGGAATCTGATATTGCACTTATTCTCTCTTTTACCTTCCAAAAgcgcaataaaaaaaaattatataccaTTTACTTTTCGTTTCCTTTCATCCAAACAGACCCCAGAAATATCTCCGCTTCTTTGTCTGACTTTGATCCAATTCTACTGATCAAATTTGGGGACTTTGGAGAGTGTAAATTATGGGAGAGGAAGTGAAGATGAGGGAGTGCGAAGCCAACGGAGATGAAGAGAGAGTTGCACTGTGGGAGATTGGCCTACCTGCTGCCGACGACCTCACCCCTTTGTCTCAGCCGTTGGTTCCCCCGGAGCTCGCGTCGGCGTTCAGTATCTCGCCGGAGCCTCACCGTACGATTCTCGAAGTCAACCGAGCTTCGCAAAATACTGTCTCGAATATCCGTGGCGCTGGCGGTGGGGGACTGTTAAACGCGTTGTCCTCGAATAACTTCAAGTCTTATAATGAAGACCGAGCTCGTGACTCGATGGTCGTGGAGCCGGAGCCGGAGCCGGAGGAGAACAATATGGATCCGGATGGTTCGGGGTCCGAGTCGAGGAAGTTGAGGAAAATCGATTCAGGAGAGGCGGATTCGGCTTTGAGAGCGGAGAATTTCGGCGACGATCCATCGGCGAGGACCCTGAAACGGCCACGTCTAGTTTGGACCCCGCAGTTGCACAAGAGATTCGTGGATGTGGTGGGTTATCTCGGTATCAAAAGTGCAGTACCAAAGACCATCATGCAGTTGATGAACGTGGAAGGTTTGACCCGCGAGAATGTGGCTAGCCATTTGCAAAAGTATCGCCTTTATTTGAAGAGGATGCAGGGGTTGTCAAGTGAGGGTCCATCGTCTTCTGATCAGTTGTTTGCCTCCACGCCCGTGCCGCAgagcttgcatgagaatggtagtgGCGCAGGCGGGGGTGGCAGTGGAGGGAGTGGATCAGCCCACGGGAATGGGCATTTGGGAATGCCTATTCCTGGCCCGTATCATCCAGCGGCGGGGCCGATGGTGCCAATGCCGGTGTATGGGCACATGGGGATGCAAATGGgcaatcatcatcatcatcatgggTTTGATGGTAATATTTCCTATAATATGTTACAACAGAGGGATTGGAGCGGGAATAATTATGGTTCGGTCGTGTCTTACCCGCATCATCCTCAGCATGTTACTCCTCCTAATGACAATATGTGAAGGACTGAAGACTTCTTTTTGACACGCCTTTAGGGACAGAGAAAGAAAGGTGAGTTTGTCTGTTTGGGTTGCTAAGATATAAATTAATTGCTGATTGATGTTGTTTCTATTTGATAATGAaatagaaataataaatatagctCTTTCAAATCTAATTCTGGTTGCTTGCTTATAAACAGTACTATTTAGTTACGTTAGAACTGcaattgttaaaattttattgcTGTAAGTCACTTGTAGAAATCCTGGCTTCCTCCAGAAATATTTTGTGCCAGAGACCAGGTGTTTTGAACTGGTTCTTCGACCTGAAGTGAAATATTTCTGCAGGTACACAATCAATGCAGGGCCTATGTTTAATATATTCCATTGTGCGAATGTTGTTTCTCAAATCTGCCATTGTTTATATGCTCATGCGTGTTTCAGAATTCATGAGATGCTGCAAATCAATTTATTTCAATCCTGTAAGGAATAAATGATGAGTGGGACTGGGAACTGATATTTATGGGATCAACTGCATGTGGATAGGAGATGAGTGACTTAAAGGTTTTTGATggactaaattatatatatatatatatatatatatatatatattcctgaACCGATATCTTGCTCTTTTAGTACTCAAATTTTAGTAGAAAGAAGTATTATTTATAAAGCCATGGCATTGAAATGGTATTTTTGTTTACTAGAATTTATTGATCTGTTTGTTAAGCATTTTCCTCCTATTTGGTTTATGTTGTGACAAGGCAATAAAAATCAGAAAGCAGACATGAATTGTGTACATTTTTCATAGTTTCTGGATTCAAAGATCTAGGCTCTGAAAACAAATCCTGTCCACTAAACTTGGGGTATGAAGGAACCACTCCAAAAGCGAAAATCCTTTTCCCAGGACAAACAGCACAACAAAGACCCTGTAGAAATATTGTAAAACAAATTAGGAGAGCACAATAGGCATACTTTTCAATGCCACCCAATGTCATGCCTGCGCACTCTTCTTGAAGCGGAAAACCTCACACATTACATCTACACTCTATCCAGCTGTGAACCATTGGCAACAATATCACTTGTTATAACTGGGAAGCAAGAGAGATATACGTGGTGGTGCCATTTTTAACATTAGAAGATTAGTGAACCATTGGTGACAATATCACTTGTTATAACTGGGAAGCAAGAGAGATATATTTGGTGGTGCCATTTTTAACATTAGAAGATTAAACTATTAGGTTCTGAGCCTTTTTGTcgcgacccaaaattctgaaccgtgaccggcgcataatttaagtattcttaaatcatgcaagccttatcagagtatcctgaatgaatatattgtcacttactaatcccaaaaatagacaaaatctaaataaacaaaatgctgaataaacatcataaatatcccataggtaaactgcggagtctctacagatttcaataaaaacttaaactgttcaataaactaaactaattattagcccgagaaaacatgaattcaggcataccatgagaacaaatcaaagttatccctctccagaaaatgaactgaatatttggatcagctgcagaattctactgatctgaaacagataacagacagagaaaacatggtttgagctagatgctcagtgaatgataattatagcacacaacggaataggaacaggcaggcgcttgattaatttcacaataaattttctattcaataaaatcatgctaatgctgtcaaaatcattaataaaataacttcataaaacatatatataaaagaaattcattcaataaaattttatggtacagtgcaccagggtgatgataccccacatcaccaaaggccagatggtaagcgcgctaccagatatcagatattttcctcctccttcacagatatcaatgcatatgatactaatgcaaaccataaactgcaatgatgcatgactcaacaatgcaacctaataccgtgatagtccacacggcggggccagataacagaaacagatactgggcacaggtaccaattcaaaacagaaaaccaatttgtacaaatcaatcaaaatcaaataaaaatttcagatagcaaataataactgatagtgcaattccaatagtgtatttcaatagtttcagagagtcaataaaatcaaatcaatctcaaatcaattcaataaaatcaaatcaatctcaaatcaattcagtaacacatcggtaaattttatagtcaaatatcaatcaatataaatacattaaaggcctgttcccggaatcctaatgggtctaatgcagagatagttggcaaaatcaattatttaatcaaaatcgaaataaatttaataataaaataaaactctagaaaatcacatataaaatcattgttaaaatattgatttaaaatttcatttaataacaaacttaatgctaagaaatttttaaagggacaaaaacggtgccatgtactataattaccactcacctggaacctccaaaataacagctagattcaataaaagagagacaatttcagctgacagaatgaatatttgaatctcctacatacccaaaatataaaagaaaaatattaaataataataaaacaaaataacttatatatatatatatatatatatatatatatatatatatatatatataaacgagAACTGACGCATGCCAACAAATATAACAAGGGATTCAAGGACATGGGGACGCTTCCAATTGCTTccgattgtatatatatataatctaaatttaaaGTTATCGTTTTacagtaattatgatcaattcAATTTAATACCAATGAtcgaaaataaatttttagagtagttgtaacagatcaagaaaataaaataaaattaaattcaccGATTATTGAATAAGGAATGAGAAttcttaccttgaaaacagaattgaatgtgatgaatagagaagtaaaaatttagggtttctctgttgagagtatttgatagaaaaaggaggtgacaaacagattttgagagcaaagtttagcagaagggattattaaggtatatatatatttcaagagttctattaggtgtagaatgggctaagagttatttaatttcaaaaataatatatatatctaaaaataaataagcagaccatctaataaaatatatatatatatatattttttttataaatatattaaattattgttagctaattaaaataaaataataataaataataaatgtatatgggttttcacatacttcccccctaaaaaaaaattcggtccccgaatttgaatagacaaaattctaacctgaagaatcaaataagtgaggatatttggctcgcaattcagattctgcctcccatgtggcctcactacttgagtgattatgccacaagactttgaccaaagccacttccttagaccggagtttcctaatttgtcgatctaaaatctttactggttgttcctcatatgacatatcatccctaaattgcatggtttgaggttgtaaaacatgagatggatctggtacatacttcctaagcatagaaatatggaaaactggatgtacatgtgcaaaaccaggtggaagggctaaacggtaagcaactgctccaattctctccaaaatttcaaatggaccaacaaaacgagggctaagcttccctttcttcccaaacctcatgattcctttcataagGGAAACtttcagaaatacatgatcaccaatcataaattctacatctttacgcttagggtcagcataacttctctgtcgactttgagcagtcaaaagtcgatcacgaattagtcaaaccttctctgaagttaattatatcaactctggtctagtaggccttctttctccaacttcatcccaacaaaccggtgacctacactttcgaccatatattgcctcatatggagccatctctatacttgcctgataattgttattataagcaaactccactaaaggcaaatgatgatcccaacagccaccaaaatccataacgcatgcacgaagcatgttctctaatgtctgtatggtcctttctgactgtccatccgtctgagggtgaaaagcagtactaaagtctactcgtgttcctaaagcttcttggaatttcttccaaaatttgAGAAGTAAACCGAGTACTACGATTAGAGACAATGGAAACTGTAagtccatgaagactaacaatcttgtttatatacaactgtgcaagtttagcaaagtcatatgtagtcttcataggaaggaaatgagcagattttgtcaatctgttcactatcacccagattgcattgtaaccacctcgtgtactaggtaaacccacaataaagtccatggcaatatgctcccacttccactcaggGATAGGCAACGGCTGAaataacccagatggtctctgatgttatGCTTTAACCTGCtaacaagtcaaacatttagcaacaaagtctgcaatatccctcttcatgccaccccaccaataatgctcccttaaatcacgatacatcttagttgaacctgggtgtactgtgtaagcagaatggtgtgcctcctccatgatttctcttctcaactcatcaacattggtgacacaaagtctagtgccataacgaagaactccatcatcattcaacatgaatccttgagcttggccttgatgaatattatctataatcACACATAGCTGAGAGTCCCTcttttgagcagccttaattctatcaatcaagataggcctaactcgaaaatgtgctaagaatgatctagctatgatttcaaactctaccccctgatctagcaacccatgtaattcaccaatcagaggcctcatcttggtagttatatgggctaaactaccagaagtcTTCCTGCTTAGAGTTGGATAATTCTGttcgtgccttttcaactgacgagaagcatatgcaataacccgtccatgttgcatcaaaacacatcctaaaccaatcctagaagcatcacaatatactacataaccccctgatccagatggaagggctaacactggtctgtagttaaacgagtcttaagctcctgaaaacttttttcacaagcctcagaccactgaaatttcacattcttctgtgtcaacttagttaaaggtgctgcaatacgagagaagtcttgaacaaaccgtctataataccctgctaaacccaagaaactacgaatctctgacacagttgtgggtctaggccaatgaagcactgcttAAACTTTTttcttatcaacgcacaccccatccttagatactgtatggcctaggaaagccacactatctaaccaaaactcacattttgagaacttggcatatagcttgtgttctcgtaaagtctgaaggacaattctcaaatgctgctcatgctcctccttactctttgagtacactagaatgttatcgatgaacactataacaaattgatctaagaaaggcttgaaaactctattcatgagatccataaaagcggccggagcattggtaagaccaaaagacattacaagaaattcatagtgtccatacctagtcctaaaggacgtcttgagtatgtcttctttcttgaccctcaattgatgatacccagatcgaagatcaatcttggaaaaatactttgcaccttgaagttggtcaaacaggtcatctatgcgtggaagaggatacttattacgcacagttacc carries:
- the LOC110636982 gene encoding transcription factor LUX — its product is MGEEVKMRECEANGDEERVALWEIGLPAADDLTPLSQPLVPPELASAFSISPEPHRTILEVNRASQNTVSNIRGAGGGGLLNALSSNNFKSYNEDRARDSMVVEPEPEPEENNMDPDGSGSESRKLRKIDSGEADSALRAENFGDDPSARTLKRPRLVWTPQLHKRFVDVVGYLGIKSAVPKTIMQLMNVEGLTRENVASHLQKYRLYLKRMQGLSSEGPSSSDQLFASTPVPQSLHENGSGAGGGGSGGSGSAHGNGHLGMPIPGPYHPAAGPMVPMPVYGHMGMQMGNHHHHHGFDGNISYNMLQQRDWSGNNYGSVVSYPHHPQHVTPPNDNM
- the LOC110636969 gene encoding uncharacterized protein LOC110636969, which codes for MPITMAMACLFLPPTPLLSITTTKSPRSSLFTTHKVALRFTSSSTPLRPKIAFHFHKILQRKTHVWRIYAAAEEALPSDTITPLESSQRIVSSTDDGTASIISALLFVAFVVLSVLTIGVIYLGVTDFLEKRQTEKFEKEETAKKNKNGKKIKVRARAGPRGFGQKINEDDD